GGTTTAGCACAAACAGAACCAGGGTACAGAACCACTTGTGCATTTGTTTATCCCCAAACTTAAAAGATGATTAGTTGTTCTGCATAAGACATGGTCTGAACAGACAGCGCTAGGGTTAGGGGTTTGATGTCCTTGGTGGTACATGTTCGTGGCTTGCCCTGTCGAATATTTTGGActagtaaatactttttttcacatGGCTTTACCTCTAAGCCAGATAGAGGCTCAACAGCGCCCCCTTgaaatgttcattttcaaaattTAAAATGTGTCTTGTACTCCGATGTATGCTGCTACCGGGCTGAAAATTTCCATGTTGCTCCATTGAGACATTCCATGCAGTgtgacaaaaacattcaaaactcggatttaatataaaataaaagtatGAGAAAAAGACATTCCAAAGTTTATTTTTGTAGTGCTGATTATATATAATGCGTATTGATCTATAATgcatgtacattttacatttctgatCAATCTAATATAAAATTGGAGATGATATTGGTGTAAAACACAAATTACTAAAAGAACTACAAACGTATTCCATTAAACACTGAATCGAGATGTTGAACGacgccatatttgtagttcaactaggcctacatgtttcaAAGTTTACATGTTTAGGGTTTGAAAACAGAACATCTTAACAATTGATATATCACATACAAAGTATGTATGAATAGATTATAATAtaatggaggtgttgaagaggtaATCAATATTAGCATTAAATGCCCTAGTTGGCAATGGAGTAGTATTTTAAATGAGATGACGCATCGAGGGATTAGCCTTGACTTTAGGTGTATTCgaattcatgcagcgccggcggcaccGACAGCCGGCCTCGCTGACTTGAAGgagtgaatgccattggctggtcCGCGCCGCCGGCCCTGCATGAAGTCCAGCACACCTTTTGTGTAGGCTAGGGCTACTTAAATCATGGTGTATGGCAAGATTTGTTGGTAGCTATATTTAGCCTTTTTGGTTTGTCATAATGTGTAATTTCGCATAATTAGAAACCATCCGATTACTTCGTTTTACGATTGTTTGGAATCTCGTTGGTTTTAAAGAACTACAGTTAGCTATCAGTAGCTTTCAGCTAATTCAGGGTTCCGTTGGGAGGATCCCTATTTGCGTGGTTTATATGCCAAATATTCCCACtcatttctatcaacagaaaatgcgtcTATAGGTACATTCGACATCATGTAGCGCCGGCGGcgtcgacagccggctgccttgaatctgagaatacCATTGGCTGCGTCATGTCAGCCGgtctgcaggcgacgccggcgctgcatgaagtcgaacgcaccttatATTACACACAGAACTTCAACCTCATCCAGACTCATATTTTCACTAATGGTCACTAATCAATATtaaatattgagatgatagttgtctcgagttatacagagttaaatcagaatttttcaaaaacaatctagataattgaaatatatgatgaataaatatatgatgaataataaatgaataatttatCCCCATCATTTCCCAATTGCCCAATCTGCCAGCCAACATAAATTGAGTCCAACCACGCAAGTcaatgtatgtaaaaaataatacgaaagtttattgaacagaaaaacaagactgagttagtgaaaataaaaccaaaacctgggagccgctggccctccccgcaatgggaaggcggagccagcgcgctcccttacctaacagtgaatctaaaacaaaaacccgAAAACGTTAGCTTGGTCACCAACTCACCCATGTTACAAGTTAAGTGTTATGTTCTACCACTCATTTACAAAtaatgctctgtgctctgctgcaGTCATGCTCTGGAGGCAGCCTTCGTTGCAATTGACTCGCATGGGCCATTACAGGTAAAGATCaaagggagagaacacacagtatacattacagtatatcaAGTTAGGTCTCAGGCGATTACAGCTGTGATTCAGATCCAAGTGACTTGAATTcaattctctgcatcctcctcctcatcactatcatcatcatccgaGCTGTTGCCACGTTGCCAGTCCATGTCTTCTTccatttccctgtcctcctcttccaccagccTGTTACTTGGTTTGAGAGTGCATCTGTAGGTGCCTGCTATGGTCTGCTGTTGGAGTCTCAGGTCTTGCAGTCTTCTTTTTAGTGCACTGATGAggcccttggacccctcctcggtTAATCCATTTGGCAAGCCTGGAAATGTTGTTAATTTATGTTGAAATTAATTTACCGAAGACTATACTTGCAGGATTGGTTTCCACTTAAACAGTTTGACCTATAAATTTGAAAGTGCATGTAGCCAGATCATTTGATTTAcacttacttcctgtctgtgtgctcacTAAAACAGTGCCCATCAGTGTCTGGACCTTTGCCACTGAGTCCTTGAGGTACTGGCAGTGCTGCAGCATCTCCTTCACAAGGATCTGCTTTTCCTCTTTTAGTCGTGAGGCAAGCATTACGTGGTCAAAGAGCTTCTTCTTTGTAAGGATGTCCACACCGTCTGTCAAGGAATAAAATCATTTGACATTAATAAACTAATTTGATGACATTTTATATGCATACTTAAGTTAAATCTTGATGCAACACCTGTGTTCTGTTCCTGCCAAGGCCAGATCATGCTCTCTGCAGCTTTGTTAGAGAGTTTCTGCACAACTAACTCTGTGTCCACAAGGTCACCATCAGGCTGTTGGTTGTATCTCTGGATGTCTTCCAGCAACCGTTTCTTTTCCTGGGCTATCTTTTGAGTTATTTTCTGTCGCCTTTTGTTGCGATCTGcaaatacagtaaaaacaatagtacGTAAAAAGAGCTGCCATGGTAATGAAGATATCAGTATAGCCTAAGATTTATCTGCATTAGTTATGTTTACACTATACATACCATTTTGTCTGTAAAGGTAGTGCTTTTTCTGACAAATGCTCACAAAGAGTGCTTCGATTGTGATCTGCAAACTTTGAGCATCAACAGGACCAGGTGCTGCGCTTCCTTGATTagagataaaataaatacacttttaacATTTAAGCTACAGATATGCAGATATTACAACCAAGTGACTGAGAGTGTTTATGAATTAAGTATTTTTCTTACTGCTACTGGCCCACTGCTTGACATCAACAACCCATTGTTTCAGCATGTCATCACAGCAATGCAACTGCTCCTGCATTGTCTTCAGGCTCTCAGCTACATCCACAGTCTTCTCTACTGTCTGAAAACAGCAATACAGAAGGTCTTTAAAACTACCAGAGGTCCTGTACCACTACAATTTCTACTAGGGGGTACTATAACAACCTGATGCATTTTGGGTATAATAAGTAAAAGTTACGTTTATATGTAACTGCTTTAAAAAGTTAATCATCTTCAGTATGTGAACACACCTTCTTGAATCTAGAAGACAAGGCTATATGGAGGCCATTCTCTTTCCGTTCATTCCACCCCATAGCATGGACAGTCAGCATGTCAGTTCTTACTgtgaagaacaaaacaaaatcacaatACAATTTTGTAAAACAAGTACATTTGCAGGCTGGCAGGGGGAAATAAGCTTACAAACCTGACTTGGCCATATACTTGGTGGTAAGGGCACATCTGGAGAGAAAACTATTCACTTGCTCTACTTCTTCACCGAGAGTGGTGCCGGCGCCCTCCTGGTTCCTTGCAGTCCACAGAATCTACAGGAAGAAGATAATGTGTAAAGCGGTGTGGACACACGTTATTGAAGCATATCCTGAGATTACCAACTTTAGAGGGCAGCACTTAGGGGCTACAGAAAAACTTTAAACACACTCCTAGGTTGTTGTATGGGTCAGTCCAGACCACTGTGGTATGGCTATTGTCATTTATTATGGCATTTTACACTCAGTTTGCCACATCATACTCTAAAATGTACGGTCAAGTGGCTAAAAGCATCACCTCGCATTTTGTATTGTGGGCTTTGGCATGCATCACAGACAAGCAATGCCTCATTTCCTGAAGGGGTTGAAGATGCGTCAGGGCCTCTGACACTTTTGTCAAGTATGGCACATATCGGCAGGTCACATCCATGGCCAAAAATGTAGCACTCTGGAACTCTTTTTGGAGAAACATTGGATATGCAAAGATTTCTCCTCTATACATATTCAGACCTTTAAAAAAAGCACAATGCAATGCACATGAAAGAGGATTTAGatcataatataaatatatattattttatttttttactactacTTAATCAGACCCATACCAACCTTTGAGAAGAAATCCATGTCTACACACAGCAATTTCCACACCTTCTTCATCCAACTTGTTGGCCCGCTTTGAAGTCTCTCTTGCTGCATTCCATTGGGTGTCACCACACATCGCTTTTCCTGCGGTCTACCAAagtaaatcatttgaacatgacaatagttAATTCAAGTACACTAGATTGCAGGACTGTTCACGCTAACACACAAACTTTAACTGTCAAGATTTTGTCATTGCCTGACCTATCTTACATTTGAAGGATAAAGCAATATGCAATATGAATGTACTGTGCCCCCTGGATAAGAATCTAGTGCTGTATCCCCACCTGATCATAGACTCCCTTCTCCAAAGGCAATCGTGTTTTCTACTTTAACTTTAATTAGAACAAAATAATCCCAATAAATGTTGTTCAGAATAATGTAAAACGTACACTCTTGACAGTTCCCCGGACCTCCTCAACAAAACTGGACACCTCAGAGTCTCGGGCTAAAAACACTCCATCGAAGAACCCTGGCTCTTCACTCCTTTAAGACAATGTATGATGGACTACCTTTGTAATAGGaccttttatttatgtagcacttatcaaaaaacattgacattaacagtgtcattaacagctggacatactgtatataaactACATTGGCTGTTTATAATGTGTGCACAGAACTTACTGGTTTGTTTTCTGGAACCTGTACAACTTTCTGTTGCCATCCACAGAAACAGACACCATTTCAGGGCTACAGGCTGGACAGACCAATGGCTCCTTTCCAAGAAGTTGGTTCTCTTCATAGTTGCAGTACACAAATTGCAGAAAACTTCTCTGAAATgcatctgcattcactttgccagtctaaagaaaataatataataCAGCTTTCAAAAACGATAAACTACATCTTTGcctttgtatgttttgtgttttgtatgcaACTTTTCAAATCCATAAGGATGCAAATGACTATTTTGTGTGGTAAGGTCTTCAGTCTATAATCTGAAATATGTACTACCTACTACAGCCACTTGTGGACCTTGAACTGCTTTTTACTTACTCTTCCATATTGCTTTGTTCTCTGGTCCAACATTGCTGTAAAGGCTTGTCTGGACattcctggagctgctgtctTCATAGCCTCAAAGGAATGGAAGAGATCTTGGTGGAACAGTGTCTGTGCCTGCATGGTAGCAGGCCAGTAACCACTCTTTACAAAGTCACTGACTTCTGGAGCCCATTTCTGGTTGCAATGTTTGCATGTTAGCACCGGAACGTGAAGATCATAACGACCTGAGAGCACATGAAAGGCAAATCAATAACATGAAACCAAAGTGATGTGTtagtaatataaaaaaattcAACAGTTTAACAAGATCCTACCATTTATGCAAACCAGTATGATGGATCTACCAACAGAGACTGCTGCATCAGCGGTGTCACAGGAGCATATCCTTTGAGGTAGAGCTGTTGGCAGAAAACAATCTGCAAGGCAAAGAACCATAAGGTATACAATTAATAATGTTTGGGTTGTGAGTAATGActtaaataacacatttcaatttcaGATAAGAATGATCTGTTAAGAAAATTGACAATCAATTGTAAAAGAAATGCCAACCTTGTTCACAAATGCTGTATTTTCCAGTGTCACAGagtgtcacagcctctgttGGTGGGATGTATTTGAAAAATCCATCCATGATGGTTTGCCTGTTGTGTAGAGTGTGGTGTTTATGTACCGAGCCATCACACTCAGCACAAAACCACTCTGAGGGCATACATTCCCCACAACGGATGACAGCTTCTTTCACGTGACAGTGATTGCATGTCATCTGTACGATGTTCTCAGCAGAAAGTAAATTGTCAAGGTTCTGTGGCCTCGCCTGTTGCCAACATTGTTGGACCTCTTTCTGCCTTTGACTCCAACTGGACAATGATGGCTGCTGAACAAAATCTTGCGATTCCATGTTCTCTGAGTCCTGTAGAAGGTCCTCAAGCTGCCGCATATTCAAATCTTcaaaagggaggagaaaaaataataatatcgtAACTCCAACATCGCCACAACACACTGttgaaatacagcatttggaacaaAAGATTATTCACCATGGTCTAGGTGTTGGCCATGGTCTAATGGCGGTGAAGAAGAAACATGTCTTCCTTCGTCTGGTCTTTGTGATGTTGACTGCTTTCTAAGGGCTCGTGGGCGCTGGTGAACAATGTCCCCATTGTGGTCCCTCTTATTCCAATGAACAGGCTTTGGTGATGTGGTCTTagttttctgtctgttcttctctgtcTAGAATTACAAATTGGTTTAAGAAAGGTTTACCAATATGGGAAATGCCTTCGGACTACTGACAGAAAAAGCAGTTAAAGTAGTGTAACCCTTCTGATTCATGTCTTTTAAATACGCCTCCATGTATCTTATATGAACTGGTAAGAAGGAATACTGTTAAGTATAGACAAAACAGAAGCTGCTTTACCTCTTCTGTCTTGAGATGTTCAAGAAATGTATCTACACTCTTGAGCTCATCCTCCAATTCCATCAACTGCAAATCACTCATCATTGAGTTGAAAGAATAGACAGACAAATGGGCAGATGGCGAGTGGGATGTTTCTTTGGGACACAAGAAAGTGCAATAttagaacactttgaatacaaatagtagataatagactcggaagtacaaggaggccaggaacgtaggtaccaggttgtaaaaacaacgatctggcggtgagtggagggcaaaccagggtatgtcaccgcaagttattggtaaactggaccgcaggtgtggatcttgtgcaggtagggtggactggatcactggagcctggagattcacacaaacacagacaaacagaaagacaaacagaaagacaggcagagcctgtggagggcgtaacacaggtggacagaggtaggtggacacaggtatacacaggtacgtcctgacaaattattaaaataggcagtaaggcaaggatatggtgaggtaataatatggtgaggtaataaggatatcgatatcgtttccagaaaatgcgtgacttcagctgcaagtaagaaaagataaaaaatacaatacaataaatgtcatacctagcaagctatgagatgtaacgccacgccagcaaagataaacattggtctgagtccaatgaaagtgcaccggttcatgaccttgcatgacataacgttagactagctaactagctagcacagtgtattagcctatttttgcagtttacaaagtcaattaatttatattggtgatgcaaagcaccgggcaatgtacgtcaaacataataacattaaaccaacctaaaaacaattaaaaaaaaactgtatagtaggatagtatcttaaatatacgtttacctcatcgataatagcttaccttttcagta
This genomic stretch from Hypomesus transpacificus isolate Combined female unplaced genomic scaffold, fHypTra1 scaffold_275, whole genome shotgun sequence harbors:
- the LOC124463293 gene encoding uncharacterized protein LOC124463293 isoform X1, producing the protein MQAQTLFHQDLFHSFEAMKTAAPGMSRQAFTAMLDQRTKQYGRTGKVNADAFQRSFLQFVYCNYEENQLLGKEPLVCPACSPEMVSVSVDGNRKLYRFQKTNQSEEPGFFDGVFLARDSEVSSFVEEVRGTVKSTAGKAMCGDTQWNAARETSKRANKLDEEGVEIAVCRHGFLLKGLNMYRGEIFAYPMFLQKEFQSATFLAMDVTCRYVPYLTKVSEALTHLQPLQEMRHCLSVMHAKAHNTKCEILWTARNQEGAGTTLGEEVEQVNSFLSRCALTTKYMAKSVRTDMLTVHAMGWNERKENGLHIALSSRFKKTVEKTVDVAESLKTMQEQLHCCDDMLKQWVVDVKQWASSNRNKRRQKITQKIAQEKKRLLEDIQRYNQQPDGDLVDTELVVQKLSNKAAESMIWPWQEQNTDGVDILTKKKLFDHVMLASRLKEEKQILVKEMLQHCQYLKDSVAKVQTLMGTVLVSTQTGSLPNGLTEEGSKGLISALKRRLQDLRLQQQTIAGTYRCTLKPSNRLVEEEDREMEEDMDWQRGNSSDDDDSDEEEDAEN
- the LOC124463293 gene encoding uncharacterized protein LOC124463293 isoform X3, with the translated sequence MMSDLQLMELEDELKSVDTFLEHLKTEEAMKTAAPGMSRQAFTAMLDQRTKQYGRTGKVNADAFQRSFLQFVYCNYEENQLLGKEPLVCPACSPEMVSVSVDGNRKLYRFQKTNQSEEPGFFDGVFLARDSEVSSFVEEVRGTVKSTAGKAMCGDTQWNAARETSKRANKLDEEGVEIAVCRHGFLLKGLNMYRGEIFAYPMFLQKEFQSATFLAMDVTCRYVPYLTKVSEALTHLQPLQEMRHCLSVMHAKAHNTKCEILWTARNQEGAGTTLGEEVEQVNSFLSRCALTTKYMAKSVRTDMLTVHAMGWNERKENGLHIALSSRFKKTVEKTVDVAESLKTMQEQLHCCDDMLKQWVVDVKQWASSRSAAPGPVDAQSLQITIEALFVSICQKKHYLYRQNDRNKRRQKITQKIAQEKKRLLEDIQRYNQQPDGDLVDTELVVQKLSNKAAESMIWPWQEQNTDGVDILTKKKLFDHVMLASRLKEEKQILVKEMLQHCQYLKDSVAKVQTLMGTVLVSTQTGSLPNGLTEEGSKGLISALKRRLQDLRLQQQTIAGTYRCTLKPSNRLVEEEDREMEEDMDWQRGNSSDDDDSDEEEDAEN
- the LOC124463293 gene encoding uncharacterized protein LOC124463293 isoform X4; this encodes MCGDTQWNAARETSKRANKLDEEGVEIAVCRHGFLLKGLNMYRGEIFAYPMFLQKEFQSATFLAMDVTCRYVPYLTKVSEALTHLQPLQEMRHCLSVMHAKAHNTKCEILWTARNQEGAGTTLGEEVEQVNSFLSRCALTTKYMAKSVRTDMLTVHAMGWNERKENGLHIALSSRFKKTVEKTVDVAESLKTMQEQLHCCDDMLKQWVVDVKQWASSRSAAPGPVDAQSLQITIEALFVSICQKKHYLYRQNDRNKRRQKITQKIAQEKKRLLEDIQRYNQQPDGDLVDTELVVQKLSNKAAESMIWPWQEQNTDGVDILTKKKLFDHVMLASRLKEEKQILVKEMLQHCQYLKDSVAKVQTLMGTVLVSTQTGSLPNGLTEEGSKGLISALKRRLQDLRLQQQTIAGTYRCTLKPSNRLVEEEDREMEEDMDWQRGNSSDDDDSDEEEDAEN
- the LOC124463293 gene encoding uncharacterized protein LOC124463293 isoform X2, which translates into the protein MMSDLQLMELEDELKSVDTFLEHLKTEEAQTLFHQDLFHSFEAMKTAAPGMSRQAFTAMLDQRTKQYGRTGKVNADAFQRSFLQFVYCNYEENQLLGKEPLVCPACSPEMVSVSVDGNRKLYRFQKTNQSEEPGFFDGVFLARDSEVSSFVEEVRGTVKSTAGKAMCGDTQWNAARETSKRANKLDEEGVEIAVCRHGFLLKGLNMYRGEIFAYPMFLQKEFQSATFLAMDVTCRYVPYLTKVSEALTHLQPLQEMRHCLSVMHAKAHNTKCEILWTARNQEGAGTTLGEEVEQVNSFLSRCALTTKYMAKSVRTDMLTVHAMGWNERKENGLHIALSSRFKKTVEKTVDVAESLKTMQEQLHCCDDMLKQWVVDVKQWASSRSAAPGPVDAQSLQITIEALFVSICQKKHYLYRQNDRNKRRQKITQKIAQEKKRLLEDIQRYNQQPDGDLVDTELVVQKLSNKAAESMIWPWQEQNTDGVDILTKKKLFDHVMLASRLKEEKQILVKEMLQHCQYLKDSVAKVQTLMGTVLVSTQTGSLPNGLTEEGSKGLISALKRRLQDLRLQQQTIAGTYRCTLKPSNRLVEEEDREMEEDMDWQRGNSSDDDDSDEEEDAEN